A portion of the Lolium rigidum isolate FL_2022 chromosome 1, APGP_CSIRO_Lrig_0.1, whole genome shotgun sequence genome contains these proteins:
- the LOC124689519 gene encoding phospholipase D alpha 2-like, with translation MAHRLLHGTLHATILEADKLTDPTRATGGAPQIFRKFVAGIEESIGRGKGSTQLYATIDLGRARVGRTRVITGDPENPRWYEEFHIYCAHFAADVVFSVKVAQPISATLIGRAYLPVRDLLDAQGQEIERRLDVVDTRKKKLSHGPTIHVRLRFCDVTANRREWGSGVGGARNPGVPYTFFSQRPGCRVTLYQDAHVPDAFAPRIPLAGGRTYQQGRCWEDVFDAISDARHLIYITGWSVYTEITLIRDGSRQRPGGDATLGELLKRKAREGVRVLMLVWDDRTSLQSLGLTWGYMGTHDAETAQYFSGSDVQCVLCPRNPDAGRSVLMGTQIAFMISHHQKIIAVDHDMPVRGGSTRRRIVSFVGGLDLCDGRYDTQFHSLFRTLDTAHHNDFHQPNFAGTSIGCGGPREPWHDIHSKIEGPAAWDILYNFEQRWRMQGGAKDLLVDLKAMENLIIPPSAVTFPDDQEAWNVQLFRSIDGGAAFGFPSTPEAAARSGLVSGKNNTLDRSIQDAYIHAIRRAKHFVYIENQYFLGSSFGWKADGINPGDVEALHLIPRELSLKIVSKIEAGEHFAVYVVVPMWPEGAPESESVQAILDWQRRTMDMMYYDIAIALEGKGIDANPKDYLTFFCLGNREVKRSGEYEPAGRPLDGSAYERAQKARRFMIYVHSKMMIVDDEYIIVGSANINQRSMDGGRDTEIAMGSFQPHHLNTKGQVARGQIHGFRMSLWYEHLGMLHNDFINPGSVECVRRVNKMADKYWDLYASDELNDDLPGHLLTYPVAVTKDGTVTELPGARCFPDTRAPVLGVKATHLPPYLTT, from the exons ATGGCTCACCGGCTGCTGCACGGCACCCTCCACGCCACCATCTTGGAGGCCGACAAGCTCACCGACCCCACCCGCGCCACCGGCGGCGCCCCCCAGATCTTCCGCAAG TTTGTGGCAGGGATCGAGGAGTCCATCGGGCGCGGCAAGGGGTCGACGCAGCTGTACGCGACGATCGACCTCGGCAGGGCGCGGGTGGGCCGGACGCGGGTCATCACCGGCGACCCGGAGAACCCGCGGTGGTACGAGGAGTTCCACATCTACTGCGCGCACTTCGCCGCcgacgtcgtcttctccgtcaAGGTGGCGCAGCCCATCAGCGCCACGCTCATCGGCCGCGCCTACCTCCCCGTCAGGGACCTCCTCGACGCCCAGGGCCAGGAGATCGAGCGCCGGCTCGACGTCGTGgacacgaggaagaagaagctctcgcACGGGCCCACGATACACGTGCGGCTCAGGTTCTGCGACGTCACCGCCAACCGCCGCGAGTGGGGCTCCGGCGTCGGCGGCGCGCGGAACCCCGGCGTGCCGTACACCTTCTTCTCGCAGCGGCCCGGGTGCAGGGTCACGCTGTACCAGGACGCGCACGTCCCGGACGCGTTCGCGCCCAGGATCCCGCTCGCCGGCGGCCGGACCTACCAGCAGGGGCGGTGCTGGGAGGACGTGTTCGACGCCATCAGCGACGCGCGCCACCTCATCTACATCACCGGCTGGTCGGTGTACACCGAGATCACGCTCATACGGGACGGCTCCCGGCAGCGGCCCGGCGGGGACGCCACCCTCGGCGAGCTCCTCAAGCGCAAGGCCAGGGAGGGCGTGCGCGTGCTCATGCTCGTCTGGGACGACCGCACCTCCCTCCAGTCCCTCGGCCTCACCTGGGGGTACATGGGCACGCACGACGCCGAGACGGCGCAGTACTTCAGCGGCAGCGACGTGCAGTGCGTCCTCTGCCCGCGGAACCCCGACGCCGGCCGGAGCGTCCTCATGGGCACGCAGATCGCCTTCATGATCAGCCACCACCAGAAGATCATCGCCGTCGACCACGATATGCCCGTGAGGGGCGGCTCCACCCGCCGCCGCATCGTCAGCTTCGTGGGCGGCCTCGACCTCTGCGATGGCCGCTACGACACGCAGTTCCACTCCCTGTTCAGGACGCTGGACACCGCGCACCACAACGACTTCCACCAGCCCAACTTCGCCGGCACGTCCATCGGCTGTGGCGGGCCGAGGGAGCCGTGGCACGATATCCACTCCAAGATCGAAGGCCCCGCCGCGTGGGACATTCTCTACAACTTCGAGCAGAGGTGGAGGATGCAAGGTGGTGCCAAGGACCTCCTCGTTGATCTGAAGGCCATGGAGAACCTCATCATACCGCCATCGGCGGTGACATTCCCCGATGACCAGGAGGCATGGAATGTGCAGCTGTTCCGCTCCATCGACGGTGGCGCGGCGTTTGGCTTTCCTAGCACCCCCGAGGCGGCTGCTCGGTCCGGCCTTGTCAGTGGCAAGAACAATACCCTTGACAGGAGCATCCAGGACGCCTACATCCACGCCATACGCCGCGCAAAGCACTTCGTCTACATCGAGAATCAGTACTTCCTTGGTAGTTCTTTCGGGTGGAAAGCCGACGGCATAAACCCGGGAGATGTCGAAGCGCTGCATCTGATTCCCAGAGAGCTTTCGCTCAAGATTGTTAGCAAGATTGAGGCTGGTGAACATTTCGCGGTCTATGTTGTGGTGCCAATGTGGCCGGAAGGTGCTCCTGAAAGTGAGTCCGTTCAGGCAATACTAGACTGGCAGAGAAGGACGATGGACATGATGTACTACGACATCGCCATTGCACTTGAGGGCAAGGGGATCGACGCCAACCCCAAGGATTACCTCACCTTCTTTTGCTTAGGGAACAGGGAGGTGAAGAGGAGCGGTGAGTATGAACCTGCAGGTCGCCCATTGGATGGATCAGCGTATGAAAGGGCACAGAAGGCTCGGAGGTTCATGATCTATGTTCACTCCAAGATGATGATAG TTGACGATGAGTACATCATCGTTGGGTCTGCCAATATAAACCAGCGGTCAATGGACGGGGGCAGGGACACCGAGATTGCCATGGGCTCATTCCAGCCGCACCACCTCAACACGAAAGGCCAGGTTGCCAGAGGTCAGATCCATGGTTTCCGGATGTCGCTGTGGTATGAGCACCTCGGCATGCTGCACAACGATTTCATCAACCCAGGAAGCGTGGAGTGCGTCCGGAGGGTGAACAAGATGGCAGACAAGTACTGGGACCTCTACGCCAGCGATGAGCTGAACGACGACCTCCCCGGGCACCTCCTCACCTACCCGGTCGCGGTGACGAAGGACGGCACCGTGACAGAGCTGCCCGGGGCAAGATGCTTCCCTGACACGCGGGCTCCGGTGCTCGGAGTGAAGGCTACACACCTCCCTCCTTATCTCACCACATAG